One stretch of Streptomyces peucetius DNA includes these proteins:
- a CDS encoding MarR family winged helix-turn-helix transcriptional regulator, whose protein sequence is MSRDQRADDPVALQEALGSFVRAFGLHQPEATPCGRPIPVSEAHALSELAQEGELRQVELARRLRLQKSTVSRLVRQLSTRDWVERAPAPDDGRGVVLRLTAAGRRAAQNLAEARRKRFSRLLGSIPAHERSGVLHALDVMVEALDE, encoded by the coding sequence ATGTCGAGGGATCAAAGGGCGGACGACCCGGTCGCCCTGCAAGAGGCACTGGGGAGCTTCGTTCGCGCCTTCGGGCTGCACCAGCCGGAAGCAACGCCTTGCGGCCGGCCGATCCCGGTCTCCGAGGCGCACGCCCTGAGCGAGCTGGCGCAGGAGGGAGAGCTGCGGCAGGTCGAACTCGCCCGCCGGCTGCGGCTGCAGAAGAGCACCGTCAGCCGACTCGTCAGACAGCTGTCCACCCGTGACTGGGTGGAACGCGCCCCGGCTCCCGACGACGGACGCGGCGTCGTCCTGCGGCTCACCGCTGCGGGGCGACGAGCGGCACAGAACCTGGCTGAGGCGCGACGGAAGCGGTTCTCCCGCCTGCTCGGTTCGATCCCGGCTCACGAAAGATCGGGCGTGCTCCACGCCCTCGATGTGATGGTGGAGGCACTGGATGAATAG
- a CDS encoding alpha/beta fold hydrolase produces MNRTSTVGAEARQRILAEIPLAEHHRDLAGVPTAVLEGGSGPPMVILHGIGQSALGWIRVIPDLASSWTLVVPDLPGQGASEVPAGVPLTAGRVVEWLVELVATACAVPPVLVGHNVGGAVAARFAAAHGDRIAALVLVDALGLGPFRPAPRFAVSVAAFQLRATERTRDRMLGRCMVDFDGVRDDLGERWDGVADYALDRARTPGVKAAGRTLMKEFVLPVIPPADLAAIPVPTTLVWGRQDPEARLRYGEEAAARHGWPLHVIDECGADAHLEQPDALVATLRTVLRPTQERTRP; encoded by the coding sequence ATGAACCGCACATCCACCGTGGGCGCCGAGGCCCGGCAGCGGATCCTCGCGGAGATCCCGCTCGCCGAGCACCACCGCGACCTGGCCGGCGTCCCCACCGCCGTACTGGAGGGGGGCAGCGGACCCCCGATGGTCATCCTCCACGGCATCGGGCAGTCCGCCCTGGGGTGGATCCGGGTGATCCCCGACCTGGCGTCGTCCTGGACGCTCGTCGTCCCGGACCTTCCCGGCCAGGGCGCCTCCGAGGTCCCCGCCGGCGTCCCGCTCACCGCGGGCCGGGTCGTGGAGTGGCTGGTCGAGCTCGTCGCGACCGCCTGCGCCGTACCTCCCGTGCTGGTCGGCCACAACGTGGGCGGCGCCGTCGCCGCCCGCTTCGCCGCCGCGCACGGTGACCGGATCGCCGCGCTGGTCCTGGTCGACGCGCTGGGCCTGGGCCCGTTCCGCCCGGCGCCGCGCTTCGCGGTCAGCGTCGCGGCGTTCCAGCTGCGTGCCACCGAGCGGACCCGGGACCGCATGCTCGGACGGTGCATGGTCGATTTCGACGGCGTACGGGACGACCTGGGAGAGCGCTGGGACGGCGTCGCCGACTACGCGCTCGACCGCGCCCGTACCCCCGGCGTGAAGGCCGCGGGCCGCACGCTCATGAAGGAGTTCGTGCTCCCCGTGATCCCGCCGGCCGACCTTGCCGCCATCCCCGTCCCCACGACCCTCGTCTGGGGCCGCCAGGACCCCGAGGCGCGGCTCCGGTACGGCGAGGAGGCCGCCGCCCGGCACGGCTGGCCGCTGCACGTCATCGACGAGTGCGGCGCCGACGCCCACCTCGAACAGCCCGACGCCCTCGTGGCGACCCTGCGCACCGTGCTTCGCCCCACGCAGGAAAGGACCCGGCCATGA
- a CDS encoding class I SAM-dependent methyltransferase — translation MDEREWRRYLAAYHDDRPGITEEFFRRADTSPHAWLAEPLRASAGTVLDLACGTAPLRPLLPDAEWVGLDSSPGELAAAARLGRGPLLRASADALPLASSSLGAVCASMCLPVLTPLPRVLGEVERVLRPGGMLAVLVPARLGLDPRGLMGWARVMSALGVARQPWPNPQARDAAATVLRRAGFTVRSDERRVFTLVLETDDDAAVLVDGLYLPGLRPERAAAAKRVLGGWIRDGRTLPLPLRRVLATT, via the coding sequence TTGGACGAGAGGGAGTGGCGCCGCTACCTCGCCGCCTACCATGACGACCGTCCCGGCATCACCGAGGAGTTCTTCCGGCGCGCCGACACCTCACCGCACGCCTGGCTCGCCGAACCGCTGCGTGCGTCGGCCGGCACCGTACTGGACCTGGCCTGCGGCACAGCACCTCTGCGCCCCCTGCTGCCGGACGCCGAATGGGTCGGGCTCGACTCCTCGCCCGGGGAACTGGCGGCGGCCGCCCGGCTCGGCCGGGGGCCGCTCCTCCGGGCGAGTGCCGACGCCCTGCCCCTGGCCTCGTCGAGCCTCGGCGCCGTCTGCGCGTCGATGTGCCTGCCCGTGCTCACCCCGCTGCCGCGAGTACTCGGCGAGGTCGAACGGGTGCTGCGGCCCGGCGGGATGCTCGCGGTCCTCGTCCCTGCCCGCCTCGGGCTCGACCCGCGGGGGCTGATGGGCTGGGCCCGGGTCATGTCGGCGCTCGGTGTGGCACGTCAGCCCTGGCCCAATCCGCAGGCCAGGGATGCCGCTGCCACGGTGCTGCGGCGGGCGGGATTCACGGTCCGGTCCGACGAGCGGCGGGTCTTCACCCTCGTACTGGAGACCGACGACGACGCGGCCGTCCTGGTCGACGGCCTCTACCTGCCCGGCCTGCGCCCGGAACGTGCGGCCGCCGCCAAGCGGGTCCTCGGCGGCTGGATCCGTGACGGACGAACACTGCCGCTGCCGTTGCGCCGAGTCCTGGCGACGACCTGA
- a CDS encoding aspartate carbamoyltransferase translates to MNSGRLLALAGAGVIVAGAVTAVVLAAGGPEQGPGGGRTERQEVVAERGGTVMPFDLEQTTHRFTPTATGGTQDVVADRRGDTEQIDLIRAHLRKEAEAFSRGDFADPARIHGDDMPGLAALRDGYDRIEVRYEDRADGATLTYATGDSALTDALHDWFAAQLGDHGSHAESGH, encoded by the coding sequence ATGAATAGCGGCAGGCTCCTGGCCCTGGCGGGCGCGGGCGTGATCGTCGCCGGGGCGGTGACGGCCGTCGTCCTGGCAGCCGGCGGCCCCGAGCAGGGTCCGGGCGGCGGCCGGACCGAGCGGCAGGAGGTGGTGGCCGAGCGGGGAGGCACCGTGATGCCCTTCGACCTCGAGCAGACCACGCACCGCTTCACGCCCACGGCAACGGGAGGCACCCAGGACGTCGTGGCCGACCGGCGCGGCGACACCGAGCAGATCGACCTGATACGCGCTCATCTGCGCAAGGAGGCCGAGGCGTTCAGCCGGGGAGACTTCGCCGATCCCGCCCGGATCCACGGCGACGACATGCCCGGCCTCGCCGCACTGCGGGACGGGTACGACCGTATCGAGGTGCGCTACGAGGACCGGGCCGACGGGGCCACCCTGACCTACGCCACGGGGGATTCGGCGTTGACCGACGCCCTGCACGACTGGTTCGCAGCTCAGCTCGGCGACCACGGTTCGCACGCCGAGTCCGGCCACTGA
- the htpX gene encoding zinc metalloprotease HtpX, with the protein MAGKGSRSRYVPDRGLTTRMVTTMFLIGLLYVVFVGVLLATLRDSWLLILVIAGAVFIAQFWFSDRIAAFSMGAREVTPEQQPELHGAVDRICALADMPKPRVAVAESDVPNAFATGRSQETALVCATTGLLRRLEPQELEGVLAHELSHVAHRDVAVMTIASFLGVLAGAMTRVALWGGFGRPGSSRDGNTAIAMLVIPLVSAVVYVISFLLTRLLSRYRELSADRAAALLTGRPSALASALTKVTGEMARIPTRDLRKAEPFNAFWFAPAFSSKESLSRLLSSHPTLEQRLDQLGRISSQLGSP; encoded by the coding sequence ATGGCAGGGAAGGGTTCTCGTTCACGCTACGTCCCTGACCGGGGACTGACCACGCGCATGGTGACGACGATGTTCCTGATCGGGCTGCTGTACGTGGTCTTCGTCGGTGTCCTGCTGGCCACCCTGCGGGACTCGTGGCTCCTGATCCTCGTGATCGCGGGCGCCGTCTTCATCGCGCAGTTCTGGTTCAGTGACCGGATCGCGGCTTTCAGTATGGGCGCCCGCGAGGTCACTCCCGAGCAGCAGCCCGAGCTGCACGGCGCTGTCGACCGTATCTGCGCCCTCGCCGACATGCCGAAGCCGCGGGTGGCGGTCGCGGAAAGCGATGTGCCGAACGCCTTCGCCACCGGCCGCAGCCAGGAGACGGCTCTGGTCTGTGCCACGACCGGCCTGCTCCGGCGCCTGGAGCCACAGGAACTGGAGGGGGTCCTCGCGCACGAGCTGTCGCACGTCGCGCACCGCGACGTCGCGGTGATGACCATCGCGTCGTTCCTCGGCGTCCTGGCGGGCGCGATGACCCGTGTCGCACTGTGGGGCGGCTTCGGGCGGCCGGGCAGCAGCCGTGACGGCAACACCGCCATCGCGATGCTCGTCATCCCCCTGGTCAGCGCCGTGGTCTACGTGATCAGCTTCCTGCTGACCCGGTTGCTCTCCCGCTACCGGGAGCTGTCCGCCGACCGTGCCGCCGCACTGCTGACCGGCCGCCCCTCGGCGCTTGCCTCCGCCCTCACCAAGGTGACCGGCGAGATGGCGCGGATCCCGACGCGGGACCTGCGCAAGGCCGAGCCGTTCAACGCCTTCTGGTTCGCGCCGGCGTTCTCCTCGAAGGAGAGCCTGAGCAGGCTGCTCTCCTCGCACCCGACTCTGGAGCAGCGGCTGGACCAGTTGGGCAGGATCTCGTCGCAGCTCGGCAGCCCGTGA
- a CDS encoding helix-turn-helix domain-containing protein produces MAERSAAQRAAAAKGAVADARPLDEGREAFRGRAWAEAYDRLAAADAREPLPASDVDLLARAAYLTGREDRALELWERAHFALGEAGAVGPAARCAFWIGMTLARLGHHERAGGWFGRAARLLDEAGGDHVERGYLLLPAGLRAMGAGDHGAARAAFAEATRIADRFGDLDLVALGRLGQGQALIGGGDCVGGRALLDEAMVAVTSGEVSPITAGIVYCAVIIACRDTFDVHRASEWTAALSRWCASQPDLRPYRGQCMVHRSEIMQLHGEWADALAEAQQACTHMDTPAGDPAAGMAHYQRAELLRLRGAFGRAEDAYRQADRWGHPPQPGLALLRLAQGRTDDALAAVRRVAAEAEHDPVRRSRVLAAYAEIALAAGDTDAARDAARALATAADDLAAPYLRAVAAGARGAVLLAGGDPEGAGEALRGAWAAWQELEVPYEGARVRVLMAEAYRALGDHDSAEMALDAARAVFERLGAVPQLARVDRLSRRATGHRLPGGLTPREAEVLKLVAAGATNREIAAALVISEKTVARHLNNMFHKLDVGSRAAATAYAYEHDLA; encoded by the coding sequence ATGGCGGAGCGTTCGGCGGCACAGCGGGCCGCGGCTGCAAAAGGCGCCGTCGCGGACGCCCGGCCGCTGGACGAGGGCCGGGAGGCGTTCCGCGGACGGGCCTGGGCCGAGGCGTACGACCGCCTCGCGGCCGCCGATGCGCGGGAGCCGCTTCCCGCGTCCGACGTGGACCTGCTCGCCCGCGCCGCCTACCTGACCGGCCGGGAGGACCGGGCCTTGGAGCTCTGGGAGCGGGCCCACTTCGCGCTGGGCGAGGCGGGCGCGGTGGGGCCCGCCGCACGCTGCGCCTTCTGGATCGGCATGACGCTCGCCCGGCTCGGGCACCACGAGCGCGCCGGAGGCTGGTTCGGCCGCGCCGCCCGCCTGCTGGACGAGGCGGGCGGGGACCACGTGGAGCGCGGCTATCTGCTCCTGCCCGCCGGTCTCCGTGCGATGGGAGCCGGCGACCACGGGGCGGCGCGCGCCGCGTTCGCCGAGGCCACCCGGATCGCCGACCGGTTCGGCGATCTTGACCTCGTCGCCCTCGGCCGCCTCGGCCAGGGGCAGGCGCTCATCGGTGGCGGCGACTGCGTGGGCGGCCGGGCGCTGCTCGACGAGGCGATGGTCGCCGTCACCTCGGGCGAGGTCTCCCCGATCACGGCCGGCATCGTCTACTGCGCCGTGATCATCGCGTGCCGGGACACCTTCGACGTCCACCGTGCCTCCGAGTGGACCGCGGCCCTCAGCCGCTGGTGCGCGTCCCAGCCCGACCTCAGGCCGTACCGCGGGCAGTGCATGGTCCACCGCTCCGAGATCATGCAGCTGCACGGCGAGTGGGCCGACGCCCTCGCCGAGGCGCAGCAGGCCTGCACCCACATGGACACCCCGGCCGGTGACCCCGCCGCGGGCATGGCCCACTACCAGCGGGCCGAACTGCTGCGCCTGCGTGGTGCCTTCGGGCGTGCGGAGGATGCGTACCGGCAGGCCGACCGGTGGGGGCACCCGCCGCAGCCCGGGCTCGCCCTGCTGCGGCTGGCGCAGGGCCGGACCGACGACGCCCTGGCCGCTGTCCGGAGGGTCGCGGCCGAGGCCGAGCACGATCCCGTGCGGCGCTCCCGCGTCCTCGCCGCCTACGCCGAGATCGCTCTCGCGGCAGGCGACACCGACGCCGCCCGCGACGCCGCCCGTGCACTGGCCACGGCGGCGGACGATCTGGCCGCGCCCTACCTGCGCGCGGTCGCGGCCGGCGCCCGTGGCGCCGTGCTGCTGGCCGGTGGAGACCCGGAGGGCGCCGGGGAGGCGCTGCGCGGAGCGTGGGCGGCCTGGCAGGAGCTGGAGGTTCCGTACGAGGGGGCGCGGGTGCGCGTGCTGATGGCGGAGGCCTACCGGGCGCTCGGCGACCACGACTCGGCCGAAATGGCGCTGGACGCCGCCCGCGCCGTGTTCGAGCGGCTCGGGGCCGTCCCGCAGCTGGCCCGCGTGGACCGGCTGTCCCGGCGCGCCACGGGCCACCGGCTGCCGGGCGGACTCACCCCGCGCGAGGCGGAGGTGCTGAAGCTCGTCGCGGCGGGCGCCACCAACCGCGAGATCGCTGCCGCGCTCGTCATCAGCGAGAAGACCGTCGCCCGCCATCTGAACAACATGTTCCACAAGCTGGACGTCGGCTCGCGCGCGGCGGCCACGGCGTACGCGTACGAACACGACCTGGCCTGA
- a CDS encoding aconitate hydratase, giving the protein MEPACEIGLRIDQTLTQDATGTLVMQELDALGLDRVRTEVSVQYVDHNLLQADERNAEDHAFLRSACRRFGLWYSKPGNGVSHPTHMQRFGVPGRSLAGSDSHTCAAGSLGMLALGTGGLEVALAMAGRPLYVTMPEIWGIRLTGRLPEWVSAKDVVLEMLRRHGVKGAVNRILEYHGPGLAHLSAMDRHVIANMGAELGATTSVFPADTAVRDFLRAEEREADFRELAAEPDAVYDLTDEIDLATLEPLIARPTSPGNVVPVREVAGEPVGQAVIGSSANPGLRDFAVAAAVVAGRQTDPAVSFDINPTSREILADLTKSGSTFELIAAGARIHQTGCLGCIGMGQAPAPGRNSLRTFPRNFPGRSGTEQDAVWLCSPETAAVSALTGEITDPRDWAAEEGVRYPRLRLAEHATVNRAMLEPPLPPGQAARVELERGPNISVLPDLDPMPDALEGPVLLKCGDNVSTDEISPAGAKALPYRSNIPKLAEFTFTRIDPDYPRHAAELAGDGGSGGHFVVGGENYGQGSSREHAAITPRHLGLRAVVAKSYARIHWQNLTNFGILPLEFDDPDDHHRIDAGDRLRLDGLHAALAPGAEPFLRLRNTTKDEIYQVRHRLSDGRRRTVLAGGTIAALAGEEQHHLTDR; this is encoded by the coding sequence ATGGAGCCCGCATGCGAGATCGGACTGCGGATCGACCAGACCCTCACCCAGGACGCCACCGGCACCTTGGTGATGCAGGAACTGGACGCTCTCGGCCTGGACCGGGTCCGCACCGAGGTCAGCGTTCAGTACGTCGACCACAACCTGCTCCAGGCGGACGAGCGCAACGCCGAGGACCACGCTTTCCTCCGTTCCGCGTGCCGTCGCTTCGGCCTTTGGTACTCCAAGCCCGGCAACGGCGTCTCGCACCCCACGCACATGCAGCGCTTCGGTGTGCCCGGCAGGTCGCTGGCCGGGTCCGACTCGCACACGTGCGCCGCGGGCTCGCTCGGCATGCTCGCCCTGGGCACGGGCGGCCTGGAGGTGGCGCTCGCCATGGCCGGGCGGCCCCTGTACGTGACCATGCCGGAGATCTGGGGAATCCGGCTGACCGGCCGCCTGCCGGAGTGGGTGAGCGCCAAGGACGTGGTGCTGGAGATGCTGCGGCGGCACGGCGTCAAGGGGGCGGTGAACCGGATCCTGGAGTACCACGGCCCGGGTCTCGCGCACCTGAGCGCCATGGACCGGCATGTCATCGCCAACATGGGCGCCGAGCTGGGCGCGACCACCTCCGTCTTCCCCGCGGACACCGCGGTGCGCGACTTCCTGCGTGCCGAGGAACGGGAGGCCGACTTCCGTGAACTGGCCGCAGAGCCGGACGCCGTGTACGACCTCACCGACGAGATCGACCTCGCCACGCTCGAACCGCTCATCGCGCGCCCCACCTCCCCCGGCAACGTGGTACCGGTGCGCGAGGTCGCGGGCGAACCCGTGGGGCAGGCCGTCATCGGTTCGTCCGCCAACCCGGGGCTGCGTGACTTCGCCGTCGCCGCCGCTGTCGTCGCCGGCCGTCAGACCGACCCCGCGGTCAGCTTCGACATCAATCCCACCTCCCGCGAGATCCTCGCCGACCTCACGAAATCGGGTTCCACCTTCGAGCTGATCGCGGCAGGGGCCCGTATCCACCAGACCGGATGCCTGGGCTGCATCGGCATGGGGCAGGCCCCGGCACCCGGCCGCAACAGTCTGCGCACCTTCCCCCGCAACTTCCCCGGCCGCTCCGGCACCGAGCAGGACGCGGTCTGGCTCTGCTCCCCTGAGACCGCCGCCGTCTCCGCCCTGACCGGCGAGATCACCGATCCCCGCGACTGGGCGGCCGAGGAGGGCGTGCGGTACCCGCGGCTGCGCCTCGCCGAGCACGCGACGGTCAACCGCGCGATGCTCGAGCCGCCGCTGCCGCCCGGACAGGCGGCCCGCGTGGAGCTGGAACGCGGGCCCAACATCTCCGTCCTGCCCGACCTCGACCCCATGCCCGACGCGCTCGAGGGGCCGGTCCTGCTCAAATGCGGCGACAACGTGTCCACCGACGAGATCTCCCCGGCCGGCGCGAAGGCACTGCCGTACCGCTCCAACATCCCCAAGCTCGCCGAGTTCACCTTCACCCGTATCGACCCGGACTACCCACGGCACGCCGCCGAACTGGCCGGCGACGGCGGATCCGGCGGGCACTTCGTCGTCGGCGGGGAGAACTACGGGCAGGGGTCGTCCCGCGAGCACGCCGCGATCACCCCGCGTCACCTCGGGCTGCGGGCGGTCGTCGCGAAGTCCTACGCCCGCATCCACTGGCAGAACCTGACCAACTTCGGCATCCTGCCGCTGGAGTTCGACGATCCGGACGACCACCACCGCATCGACGCGGGCGACCGGCTGCGACTGGACGGTCTCCACGCCGCCCTGGCTCCCGGCGCCGAGCCGTTCCTGCGGCTGCGCAACACCACCAAGGACGAGATCTACCAGGTCCGCCACCGCCTCTCCGACGGCCGCCGTCGCACCGTACTCGCCGGAGGGACGATCGCGGCCCTCGCCGGCGAGGAGCAGCACCACCTCACGGATCGCTGA
- a CDS encoding class I SAM-dependent methyltransferase, whose translation MTTPTKPPTTDQIRTAWDTLAPGFDRHTTPHTMQFGEQILAEAAVGPGTRFLDVAAGSGALALPAARRGARVVAVDIAPAMVERLASRARAEGLEQVRALVMDGEHLDLDDDAFDVSASLNGVSLFPDLGRGLAEMARVTRPGGTVLVAAFGPPQKAEFIAWTLGALRAAVPGFAGLPTDPPPLPFRLADPERFAAVLREAGLGEVTVRQAVMDTPFGSATELLDTIRSSHPLGAQWIAGLTEAQSTEVRQILEGMLRERSGGAPGAVLHTTINVATGTP comes from the coding sequence ATGACCACCCCGACCAAACCCCCCACCACGGACCAGATCCGCACCGCCTGGGACACCCTTGCTCCCGGGTTCGACCGCCACACCACGCCGCACACCATGCAGTTCGGTGAACAGATCCTGGCCGAGGCCGCCGTCGGCCCCGGCACCCGCTTCCTGGACGTGGCCGCGGGCAGCGGCGCCCTGGCCCTGCCCGCGGCGCGCCGCGGTGCCCGGGTCGTCGCCGTCGACATCGCACCGGCGATGGTGGAGCGGCTCGCGTCCCGCGCCCGCGCCGAGGGCCTGGAACAGGTCCGCGCGCTCGTCATGGACGGCGAGCATCTGGACCTGGACGACGACGCCTTCGACGTGTCCGCGTCGCTCAACGGCGTGTCGCTCTTCCCCGACCTGGGGCGCGGCCTCGCCGAGATGGCCCGGGTCACGCGCCCGGGCGGCACGGTGCTGGTCGCGGCGTTCGGCCCGCCGCAGAAGGCGGAGTTCATCGCGTGGACGCTGGGGGCCTTGCGGGCCGCCGTCCCCGGCTTCGCCGGTCTGCCGACGGACCCGCCGCCGCTACCCTTCCGGCTCGCGGACCCGGAGCGCTTCGCGGCCGTGCTGCGCGAAGCGGGCCTCGGTGAGGTGACCGTCCGTCAGGCAGTGATGGACACACCCTTCGGCTCCGCCACGGAACTGCTGGACACCATCCGCAGCAGTCATCCCCTCGGCGCCCAGTGGATCGCCGGCCTCACCGAGGCCCAGTCCACTGAGGTCCGCCAGATCCTGGAGGGCATGCTCCGCGAACGCTCGGGCGGTGCACCGGGCGCGGTCCTGCACACCACGATCAACGTCGCCACGGGTACGCCCTGA
- a CDS encoding dihydrolipoyl dehydrogenase family protein: MSMRQPSRGDGAYDLVVVGGGSAGLTAARTAARLGARVLLVERDRLGGDCLWTGCVPSKALLHVAAEVQAARGVGRYGLRAPHGPADLAAAMAHVERATAAIEPHDSAESLYAAGVEVAHGEAVFTGPRALRVAGEREVAFRYAVIATGSAPSLVPVPGLAEADPLTSDTVWGLTELPGRLLVLGGGPVGCELAQAFARLGSTVTLVEAAERLLPREEPRASALVRERLAAEGVTVRTGCPAERVDGGAVHAPGGPLVYDALLAVTGRRANTRGLGLEAAGVALTGRGDVRVDDRLRTTNPRVYAAGDVTGRSAFTHLGGVQGAAAAASALLGVRRRIDYDAVPRVTYTDPEVARVGATSAEGARSVTVEHDRVDRAVADGRTDGFTCLVLDGRGRITGATVVAPRAGETIAHLATAVRLGWTPSRYARTVHPYPGYTDGPWHAALTDVYDRLDRARALTGALLGLRRRTRPAGRGRAP; this comes from the coding sequence ATGAGCATGCGACAGCCCTCGCGCGGCGACGGGGCGTACGACCTGGTCGTCGTCGGAGGCGGCAGCGCCGGCCTGACCGCCGCCCGGACCGCCGCCCGCCTCGGCGCCCGGGTGCTGCTCGTCGAACGGGACCGGCTGGGCGGTGACTGCCTGTGGACCGGGTGCGTGCCCAGCAAGGCGCTGCTGCATGTGGCCGCCGAAGTGCAGGCCGCCCGGGGCGTGGGGCGGTACGGGCTGCGGGCACCGCACGGCCCGGCGGACCTCGCGGCGGCCATGGCGCATGTCGAGCGGGCGACCGCGGCGATCGAGCCGCACGACTCGGCCGAGTCCTTGTACGCCGCCGGTGTCGAAGTGGCCCACGGGGAGGCCGTCTTCACCGGACCGCGGGCGCTGCGGGTGGCCGGTGAGCGGGAGGTCGCCTTCCGGTACGCGGTGATCGCCACCGGCTCGGCCCCTTCCCTGGTCCCCGTCCCCGGCCTGGCCGAGGCCGATCCGCTGACCAGCGACACCGTGTGGGGACTGACCGAGCTGCCCGGGCGGCTGCTGGTGCTGGGCGGCGGGCCCGTCGGCTGCGAACTGGCGCAGGCCTTCGCCCGCCTCGGCTCCACGGTCACCCTCGTGGAGGCGGCGGAACGGCTGCTGCCGCGCGAGGAACCACGCGCCTCCGCTCTCGTGCGGGAGCGACTGGCGGCCGAGGGAGTCACGGTCCGCACCGGCTGCCCGGCCGAGCGGGTCGACGGCGGCGCGGTGCACGCTCCGGGTGGCCCGCTGGTGTACGACGCGCTGCTGGCCGTCACCGGCCGCCGCGCGAACACCCGCGGCCTGGGGCTGGAGGCGGCGGGGGTGGCGCTGACCGGGCGCGGCGACGTCCGGGTGGACGACCGGCTGCGCACCACGAATCCGCGCGTCTACGCGGCCGGGGACGTCACCGGCCGCTCCGCCTTCACGCACCTGGGCGGCGTGCAGGGCGCGGCCGCGGCGGCGTCCGCGCTGCTGGGTGTGCGGCGCCGGATCGACTACGACGCGGTGCCCCGGGTGACGTACACCGACCCGGAGGTCGCCCGCGTGGGTGCGACGTCCGCCGAAGGGGCCCGCAGCGTCACCGTGGAACACGACCGGGTGGACCGGGCCGTCGCCGACGGCCGTACCGACGGCTTCACCTGCCTGGTGCTGGACGGACGCGGGCGGATCACCGGCGCGACAGTGGTCGCTCCGCGGGCCGGGGAGACGATCGCGCACCTGGCCACCGCGGTGCGGCTGGGCTGGACGCCCTCGCGGTACGCCAGGACCGTGCACCCGTACCCCGGTTACACGGACGGGCCCTGGCACGCGGCGCTCACGGACGTGTACGACCGGCTCGACCGTGCTCGTGCCCTCACGGGCGCGCTGCTGGGACTGCGCAGGAGGACACGGCCGGCAGGAAGGGGCCGCGCGCCGTGA
- a CDS encoding PaaI family thioesterase produces the protein MEDQTQHGQASPEAQQRIQTSFDRQGLMSHLGARITHIGPGRVHIELPSRPEVTQQHGYFHAGATSAVADSAGGYAAFTLFPGDAEVLTVEYKINLLAPAAGDHIEAVGTVLKSGRTLTVCRLEVFGVQGDRRKPVANGQQTLIRVNRPEQ, from the coding sequence GTGGAAGACCAGACGCAGCACGGACAGGCGAGCCCCGAGGCCCAGCAGCGCATACAAACCAGCTTCGACCGCCAGGGCCTGATGAGTCACCTCGGTGCACGCATCACCCACATCGGACCCGGTCGGGTGCACATCGAGCTGCCGAGCCGCCCGGAAGTGACCCAGCAGCACGGCTACTTCCACGCCGGCGCCACCAGCGCCGTCGCCGACAGCGCCGGTGGCTACGCGGCCTTCACCCTGTTTCCCGGGGACGCCGAGGTGCTCACCGTCGAGTACAAGATCAACCTCCTCGCGCCCGCCGCCGGTGACCACATCGAGGCGGTCGGGACCGTACTGAAATCCGGACGCACCCTCACCGTCTGCCGGCTGGAGGTGTTCGGCGTCCAGGGCGACCGGCGCAAGCCCGTCGCCAACGGCCAGCAGACGCTGATCCGCGTGAACCGACCCGAGCAGTGA
- the pspAB gene encoding PspA-associated protein PspAB, producing MGLLDTILGRSRPVRPDLEQLFGLPGAAITLEAGTGFTPTGLGSVCFASVEGGAFTRLRTDVRELLDADTGRGGVPVEFSQDAYGYTWLLARHPAGDVVSLVNDLHAVNTLLEEAGFGPQLLCSLAGFRAAGGDRALALVYLYKRGTFYPFAPLPGAIEKRDNALELQVRALLKNDLRIETDLKRWFPVWGAPGLGGTGADGGGGPGGSGTGRP from the coding sequence ATGGGACTCCTCGACACCATCCTCGGCCGCAGCCGACCGGTGCGCCCCGATCTCGAACAGCTCTTCGGTCTGCCCGGTGCCGCGATCACCCTGGAGGCGGGCACCGGGTTCACACCGACCGGCCTGGGCTCGGTGTGCTTCGCCAGCGTCGAAGGCGGCGCCTTCACGCGGCTCCGGACGGACGTACGGGAACTGCTCGACGCCGACACCGGCCGGGGTGGCGTCCCGGTCGAGTTCAGCCAGGACGCGTACGGCTACACCTGGCTCCTCGCCCGCCACCCGGCCGGCGACGTCGTCTCGCTCGTCAACGACCTGCACGCCGTCAACACCCTCCTCGAGGAGGCAGGCTTCGGGCCGCAGCTGCTCTGCTCACTGGCCGGCTTCCGCGCGGCCGGGGGAGACCGTGCGCTGGCGTTGGTCTACCTCTACAAGCGCGGCACCTTCTATCCGTTCGCGCCGCTCCCGGGCGCCATCGAGAAGCGTGACAACGCCCTCGAGCTCCAGGTGAGGGCGCTGCTGAAGAACGATCTGCGGATCGAGACGGATCTGAAGCGCTGGTTTCCGGTGTGGGGGGCACCCGGCCTGGGCGGGACGGGGGCCGACGGCGGTGGCGGGCCGGGCGGTTCGGGTACGGGCCGGCCCTGA